From Streptomyces sp. NBC_01551:
CCGCCCGCCGCCCCGGCCGGACGGCGGCCCTCCGCCACGCGGCCGACCAGCCGGCGCCCGGAGGAGAACCCGGCCGACCGGGTGCCGCCGGGCATCTTCCGGGACTCCGGCGACGACGTGACCCGCGAGCTCCCGGTCGTCTCCGAGGAGGGCCGCCCGCGCCGGGCCCGACCGGCGTGGGCCGAGGAGACCCCGATGGACGATCTCCCGACCCTGGCGGACGAGCTGCTCGGCCCGCTGCGGGGCGACGAGGACGGCGAAGGCCGGTCCCGCCGCCGCTGACGGGGATTGTCAGTGGCGGGCGCCACACTGTGAGCAGGCGAACGGACAGCGAAAGGCGGTGGGCGGGATGCCCGTATGGGACGACCTGGTAGGTCAGGAGCGGGTGCAGACGCAGCTGGCCGCCGCCGCCCGCGACGCCGACGCCCTGGTCACGGCCATCACGAACGGGACGGCTCCGCCCGCCGCGTCCAAGATGACGCACGCCTGGCTGTTCACCGGACCGCCCGGCTCCGGGCGGTCCACCGCCGCCCGCGCCTTCGCGGCCGCGCTCCAGTGCACCAGCCCCGACCGCGCCCTCGGCGGTGAACCGGGCTGCGGGTTCTGCGACGGCTGCCACACCACCCTGATCGGCACGCACGCCGATGTGGAGATCGTCCGCACCGACCTGCTGTCCATCGGCGTGAAGGAGACCCGCGACCTGGTGCGCCGGGCCCAGCTGTCGCCGGCCGTCGGGCGCTGGCAGGTCATCGTCCTGGAGGACGCCGACAGGCTCACCGAGGGCGCCGGCAACGTGCTGCTCAAGGCCGTGGAGGAACCCGCTCCGCGGACGGTGTGGCTGCTGTGCGCGCCTTCGCTGGAGGACGTGCTGCCCACCATCCGCTCCCGCTGCCGGCACCTGACCCTGCGCACCCCGCCCGTCTCCGCCGTCGCCGATGTGCTGGTCCGGCGCGACGGCATCGCGCCCGCCGTCGCCGAGGCGGCCGCCCGCGCGACCCAGGGCCACATCGGCCGGGCGCGCCGGCTCGCCACCGACGAGGCGGCGCGGGCCCGCCGGGCCGCCGTGCTGAAGCTCCCGCTCCGGGTCGACGACGTGGGCGGCTGCCTCAAGGCCGCGCAGGAGCTGATCGACGCCGCCGCGGAGGACGCCAAGCAGGTCGCCGAGGAGGTCGACACCAAGGAGACCGAGGAGCTGCGGGCCGCCCTCGGCGCCGCCGCCGGCACCGGCGGGCGGATGCCGCGCGGCACGGCGGGCGTGATGAAGGAGCTGGAGGACCGGCAGAAGCGCCGCCGGACCAGGACCCAGCGCGACACCCTCGACCTGGCGCTGACCGACCTGACCGGGTTCTACCGGGACGTACTGGCCCTCCAGCTCGGCTCGGCCGTGGCCATCGCCAATGAGGAGATACGGCCGGACCTCGACCGGATCGCCCGCGCGTCGGGCCCGGAGCGCACGCTGCGGCGCATCGAGGCGATCATCGCGTGCCGGAACGCCCTCGACCGGAACGTGGCCCCGCTCCTCGCCGTCGAGGCCATGACCATGTCGCTCCGGGCGGGCTGACCGCCGGCAGTCGGCCCTGCCCGGCGGGTGTCCGGCACGTGCCAGGCGGGCGGTGCGCCGCGACGCCTGTTGACTCGTCCACCCGTACGAGTGATCCGGCGGTCCGGGGGCGGACAGTGCCCGGTCCGCGCGGGTCGGTGGCCACGCCCCGGCCGGCGGTCCACCGGCCGGGGCCGACGCCATCCGGCGGGCGGCGCGGGCAGGCCGTAGGCTCGCCGCATGGACACCAGTCGCCTGCTGCGTACCACCGGGACCGTGATCGCAGCCGCCGGGCTGCTGCTCTCCGGTTGCACCTCGGGCGGTGCGGGGACATCCCGGGCCGCCGAGTCGTCACCCGGCTCCACGCCTCCCGGCCCGGCCGCCACGCCCGGCGAGATCCCGGCCGCGCTGCGCCCGTACTACGACCAGAAGCTGAGCTGGCGCGACTGCGGTGTCCCCGGTTTCCAGTGCACCACCATGAAGGCCCCGCTGGACTACGCCAAGCCCGGCTCCGGCCAGGACACCGACATCGCGGTATCCCGCCGCCAGGCCACCGGCCCCGGCGAGCGGCTCGGCTCCCTCGTGGTCAACCCGGGCGGACCGGGGGGCTCCGGCATCGGGTACCTCCAGGCGTACGCGGGCATCGGCTATCCGACGTCCGTCCGCGCCCGCTACGACATGGTCTCCTTCGACCCGCGCGGGGTGGACCGCAGCAGCCCCGTCGAGTGCCTGACCGGGCCGGAGATGGACAAGTTCACGCAGGTGGACCAGACGCCGGACGACG
This genomic window contains:
- a CDS encoding DNA polymerase III subunit delta', encoding MPVWDDLVGQERVQTQLAAAARDADALVTAITNGTAPPAASKMTHAWLFTGPPGSGRSTAARAFAAALQCTSPDRALGGEPGCGFCDGCHTTLIGTHADVEIVRTDLLSIGVKETRDLVRRAQLSPAVGRWQVIVLEDADRLTEGAGNVLLKAVEEPAPRTVWLLCAPSLEDVLPTIRSRCRHLTLRTPPVSAVADVLVRRDGIAPAVAEAAARATQGHIGRARRLATDEAARARRAAVLKLPLRVDDVGGCLKAAQELIDAAAEDAKQVAEEVDTKETEELRAALGAAAGTGGRMPRGTAGVMKELEDRQKRRRTRTQRDTLDLALTDLTGFYRDVLALQLGSAVAIANEEIRPDLDRIARASGPERTLRRIEAIIACRNALDRNVAPLLAVEAMTMSLRAG